Below is a window of Drosophila bipectinata strain 14024-0381.07 chromosome XR, DbipHiC1v2, whole genome shotgun sequence DNA.
aataaatgcatttatcgatagcttgtacttttctgaaaaaaatataattacatttttatgattcccatcaatttgatatttgtttcgagatgtctaacaatcgttgtgcaattttaaaactgtttcaacaaggaaatcaccaatgcgacattgttcgtTTGCTGGGCATACCAAAAAAAACGATTTAATGAACTTGGCCACGTTTATGACCGCCCCGTCgcggatcgtgaaaaagctTATCACTCGGAATTGCAGCGTCTCGGTCAGAAAAATAGCCCGTGAAATCGGAGTGAATCGAGAAAGTGTTCGGTTGATTGCAAAAAATGAACCTAATCTCAGGCCCTACAAGCTCCAAAAAGTGCATCTTCTTACGGATGACAATAAGCgcgtgagactccaaagatgccgtcagctaaagcgtcgcgccgcaggtcaaaaatgggagcgTATTCTCTTCACGGACGAGAAGATATTCACCATCCAACAGGCGCACAATCACCAAAATGACGGAAGCTGGTCGGCTGAAGCTCCAGGTACCTCTGCAATAATCGAGCGCCGTCAATGTGAGCAGTCTTTATGGTTATGGtaatggtttggggaggaatatgcgccaccggcaaaacaccccttgttttcatcgatcaaggGGTCAAATTCAATCAGGAGTGTAACCGGGACATTTTGAaaactgttgtgcttccttgggcccagcagcacttcggtgatacggagtagacgtttcaacaggattcagcgccagcccatagagccaaattgactcaggactggtgcaaagccaattttcCTTTATCGGACTTTATCGCATCCAGTGAATGACCACCATACTCgccagatcttaatccgatggactacagtgtgtggtctattttggagtccagggcatgtgctaaacgccacataagtttggaggcgctgaagcaatcattgctccgagaatgggatcgattatcggaagaagacctgcggcccaatgcgctaaatt
It encodes the following:
- the LOC138925638 gene encoding uncharacterized protein; the protein is MNLATFMTAPSRIVKKLITRNCSVSVRKIAREIGVNRESVRLIAKNEPNLRPYKLQKVHLLTDDNKRVRLQRCRQLKRRAAGQKWERILFTDEKIFTIQQAHNHQNDGSWSAEAPGTSAIIERRQCNMFGGVRMLEPKNLKAMVKHGVGHIMVWACMATSGVGNLVSIDGAMDAMVSLTI